From the genome of Anopheles moucheti chromosome 3, idAnoMoucSN_F20_07, whole genome shotgun sequence, one region includes:
- the LOC128304748 gene encoding protein Cep78 homolog, producing the protein MSSDSNSLATKATTRSVRHNKQRNKNFHHRYLALCRTKNFQPLPAIVKPKQKDQDFLDVYGDRLKCFDWRLIADALREDNSIKHLALRLRKTYTEGTDGLIPLSVMEGHGAEKAVFMDKRLFKQLVDTLAIFLRTNKVVEYFAIEGFPMAGVRLCTLITGLVDNTSLTELNLARCSIGDEGCKALCAQIKFAPNLLLLNLTACQLTVEGCFALAELIKFQKMQRYAASWEQSLRYGDINEDKLMGLRYLYLSHNPAIGDYGLLKLTDVLKDDAWIRQMHVCNCGLTDAGAQFLIECLHLNSAIEKFDIRENPKISNEACHEILVKLGVKCEEDGSDSSSTTKKSPKTLAGFREHCKYLEMQLTTERDRNNYLETTLEQMHLQHGDYAATIKELQHEMNEVIKSRIELIEKLRKAENKSTKQKKAAGTALRKSQSDAFAIVYQGPSASEAVMASKSETVVNAESEPRHSAVASTNRVIERSIGDCGGDGVAKTVDPFSEKF; encoded by the exons ATGTCGAGCGACTCAAACAGTTTGGCCACGAAAGCGACCACCCGAAGTGTGCGTCACAACAAGCAGCGCAACAAGAACTTCCATCACCGCTACTTGGCACTCTGTCGGACGAAAAATTTTCAACCCTTGCCGGCGATTGTAAAACCGAAGCAGAAGGATCAAGATTTTCTCGACGTGTACGGTGATCGCTTGAAGTGTTTCGATTGGCGGCTGATCGCGGATGCTTTACGGGAGGATAATTCCATAAAGCATCTAGCGTTACGATTGCGCAAGACATACACGGAAG GTACGGATGGGTTAATACCACTGAGCGTGATGGAAGGGCACGGAGCGGAGAAAGCCGTTTTTATGGACAAACGTTTGTTTAAGCAGCTCGTGGACACGCTGGCCATCTTTCTCCGCACAAACAAAGTAGTGGAGTATTTCGCAATCGAAGGTTTCCCGATGGCAGGTGTTCGTTTATGTACGCTCATAACG GGTCTGGTGGACAACACCTCACTGACCGAGCTGAACCTGGCCCGCTGTTCCATCGGCGATGAGGGATGTAAAGCGCTGTGTGCGCAGATAAAGTTCGCTCCGAACCTGCTTCTGCTGAACCTGACCGCCTGCCAGTTGACGGTGGAGGGCTGTTTTGCGCTTGCGGAGCTGATCAAGTTTCAGAAAATGCAACGCTATGCTGCGAGCTGGGAGCAATCGTTGCGCTACGGTGACATTAACGAGGATAAGCTAATGGGCTTGCGATACCTGTACCTGAGCCATAACCCGGCGATCGGTGACTATGGGTTGCTCAAGCTAACGGATGTCTTAAAGGACGACGCCTGGATACGGCAGATGCACGTGTGCAACTGTGGGTTGACCGATGCCGGGGCGCAGTTTCTGATCGAATGCCTGCATCTGAACAGCGCAATTGAAAAGTTCGACATTCGGGAGAACCCAAAAATTTCCAACGAGGCCTGCCATGAGATTCTCGTGAAGCTGGGCGTGAAGTGCGAAGAAGATGGGTCAGATTCATCATCGACAACCAAGAAGAGTCCGAAGACTTTGGCTGGCTTTAG AGAACACTGCAAGTACTTAGAAATGCAACTAACCACGGAACGCGACCGAAACAACTATCTAGAGACAACGTTGGAGCAAATGCACCTTCAACATGGTGATTATGCAGCAACTATCAAGGAACTACAACACGAAATGAATGAAGTGATAAAGTC aCGCATTGAATTGATTGAAAAACTGCGAAAAgctgaaaataaatcaacgaAGCAAAAGAAGGCAGCCGGCACCGCTTTGCGTAAGTCACAAAGTGACGCATTTGCCATAGTTTACCAAGGGCCGTCAGCAAGCGAGGCGGTCATGGCATCAAAGTCGGAAACAGTTGTAAATGCAGAAAGCGAACCGCGCCATTCTGCCGTTGCATCCACTAATCGGGTTATTGAACGGTCTATTGGTGATTGTGGTGGCG